One Sus scrofa isolate TJ Tabasco breed Duroc chromosome 1, Sscrofa11.1, whole genome shotgun sequence DNA segment encodes these proteins:
- the RIPPLY2 gene encoding protein ripply2 yields the protein MWRAAGVYKARAPVCWVPGPSLRMETAERTESPAVQCVRGRSRLLPASPEGRMLSRRADSGYRTSAPPCASPAPSLPPAPPQLLLPALRSRHPPSPSSAAVCSKGSAFTSPLRTLCSPPRRSAGFWRPWVEDQGEKEEEAPHHTSEAMPDGPGIRDASGKLSRYRHPVRLFWPKSKCYDYLYQEAEALLKNFPIQATISFYEDSDSEEEIEELICEN from the exons ATGTGGCGGGCCGCTGGGGTATATAAGGCTCGGGCTCCGGTTTGCTGGGTCCCCGGGCCCAGCCTGCGGATGGAGACCGCCGAGCGCACAGAGAGCCCCGCAGTCCAGTGCGTTCGCGGCCGTAGCCGCCTGCTGCCCGCCTCTCCCGAAGGCCGGATGCTGAGCAGGAGAGCGGACTCCGGGTACCGCACCTCGGCCCCGCCCTGCGCCTCCCCCGCTCCGTCCCTACCGCCCGCgcctccccagctcctcctcccggCACTCCGCTCCCGACATCCTCCTAGCCCCAGCTCAGCTGCTGTCTGTTCTAAGGGTTCTGCTTTCACGTCTCCTCTGCGCACCTTGTGCTCCCCACCTCGCAGATCCGCAGGCTTCTGGAGGCCATGGGTTGAAGACCAAGGCgaaaaggaggaggaggcgcCGCACCACACCTCGGAGGCG ATGCCCGATGGCCCCGGAATAAGGGACGCCTCAGGAAAGCTTTCCCGGTACAGACACCCAGTCAG ACTATTTTGGCCAAAATCAAAGTGTTATGATTACTTGTATCAAGAAGCAGAAGCTCTTCTGAAAAATTTTCCAATTCAAGCCACAATTTCATTTTATGAAGATTCTGATAGTGAAGAAGAAATTGAGGAGCTGATCTGTGAAAATTAA